A region of the Leptospiraceae bacterium genome:
TTGGCTGACCATTCGGTAAAACCTTTAAAACGAGTGTAAGGAATAGCCCCTTTTGCAATCACTGTAGTGGAAAGCACGGCGTCCATTAAAATCTTTTGGACTCTTTCCGGTGTATGAGAAGGATCTACATGCACAAAAAACCATAATTCAAACTGTGTATCCGGATAATTAAAGTTCTTCACCACCGATTCAGAAGCAATAGCGTTCGGTATGCTTAAAACGTTATTATCTCGTGTTTTTATCCGGGTAGTTCTCCAGGTAATGTCAATGACCTTACCTTCATCATAACTGCCCATTTGAATCCAATCTCCGACGTTAAACGGGCTCTCCATGTTAATCGCAATTCCGGAAAAGATATTGGAAATGTTAATCTGGATAGCGAGACCTATAATCATGGCAATTACACCGGAAGTTGCCAGTAAGCTGGTAAGCTTTTGATCAAAAACATAGGCAATAATTCCAAAAAAAGCGAGGACATAGATAAGAAAGGAAATAAGCCTTCTGACCACCGTAGGAATTTTTCTACCCGTATTTTCCTGTAGTGGAGTCCAGATAAAGCGATTAATGGCCCAATTCAAAAAGATAGCCGGAACGAGCCACCAGAGAATGTCAAAAATTGTGACCATCACCTGAAGCTTGTTTATACTGGTTTTTTCTACAAATAAATCGACCAGAACCACTTCGGCACAGAGAATCAAGAAAAATGTAAAGCATACCTGTAAAAACCAGGTTACAAAACTTAAGTTTCGTAAAATAGCATTTCGTTTCGAAAGAACCGGAAAGGAAACCACGACAATAAAACTCATCCCCAGTAAATAGGGAGCCAGAAAATTCGGAATACTCGATTTCATACTGATCTGACTTTTCTTAATACGAAGAGCCGAGTTAAATTTGGAATACTCCACCTTTCCGCCCGACACATTGAGATAGCGGGGAACTCCGAGAGAGTCTTCCTCCGAAACATCCTGATAGAACCAGACCCTATCAATTTCCCAATCCGGGTTACTTAATACCTGGCTTTTTTGCAATCTATCCGTGAGATCTTCTGAATGTGCAAATCCCATTCCTAAAACATCTGTTACATAGATCAGGTTATTACGACTTAATTTACGGTGTCGAAAACTCAAACCCAGAACGTGTTGACCCATAGCATGACGACCGGGAAGAGAATCCAGTTTAAAAGTTCCCTTAACGTGATATAAACGATAAATAATTCTATCCTGTCTTTCTTCTTCGAGGGGAGCACCGAGGTTAATGGCTTCCAGGGCATTTGTAAAAATAATATCTTCCGGTTTTATATCTTCCTGGAATCGAAACCAGAGAAAGAAATCCATAAAGAAACTACCCTTACCCGGGTTTAACTCACTCAACTTGTTCATCTTAATCCCGGTATACACCACATTGGTCTTATACATATAACGGTTATCAATGTGCAGGATAAGCCCATCTTTTAAGGAGCGTTCTATATCTGAAAGCTCAAAGAGGTTACGAACCGATTTCAACTGGGTCAAAGCAGAGATTACACTTTTATTCTTATAAACACCTATGGAAACCGGTTTGGGTGCATCTCCATTGGCATCAAAGTAATTAAAGCCCGTGACTCCTTCCACAGAATTTTCAATACTGTTCATACCGGAAAGATAATCACGTATTCTCTTTCTATCTTCTTTCAGATTTTCTAATTTTCCGGAAATCCCGGCCTGCTCAATAGCGTGCATTAAAACAAGAGCTGAATCATAAGCAAAAGCAGAAAGCCAGTCCGGCTCTTTTCCATAGGCCTTTCCAAAATTATCATAGAATTCGAGAGCTTTTTCGGAAGCTGTATCGAAGATAAGAGGAGTCGTTGTGAAAATATCCGATACACTGGCAATCGTATCGGAAAACGCTGAAGAATTTCCGGGAAAAACTTCAGAAGCAAAAGAATCGGGAGTAATGATGGGGTTTTTGATTCCCTTTTCACGAAGAAGTTTTATAAAGATAACCGCTTCCTTTCCGTGCATAGCAAGAAAAATAGTGCCCTCACGTTTGAATCGGGTAAAGTCTTTCACTATCGTCTGGATTTTTTCATCCAGAGCGGGATCCTTAATTGCAAAACTCCATTTTTGTTGAAGAAATACTCCGAGTTCTCTGGAAGTTTCAGCAAAGACCTGAGAAAGATACTTTCCATAAGGTAAATCTTCTTCTATGATAAACACTTTCTTTTGTTGAAGTATCCGCCTCGAGTAATTGGCCAAAAAGCGTCCCTGTAAATTATCATTAAATACAGTTCGAAAATACCAGTCCCTTCCCTTTGTAACACTTACATTCGTAGAGGCCGGGGTAATGGCCGGAATAAAATTCTTTTCGTATACATCTCCCCCGGCTAAAGAACAGGTACTAAAGCGGTGACCGATAACAGCGAGAGCTTTCCCGTCCCTGACCAGTTGTTCGGCTACAGCACGGGCTTTATCGTCTTTATCTTCATCATTGTAGATATCGAGTTCGACCCGCATACCCTTAATCCCACCCCGTCGGTTAATATTATTAATATGCAAAAGAATGGCATCCCGCATATAGGAACCGGCACGGGTATTTTCATTTCCCATGAATGCAATATGAATTGTCCGGGAACTCTGGTTGGGTATATACAGGTATAAAAGGTATAAAATAAAGGCAGCAAAAATAACGACTGTTAAGTGCTTTTTCTTCAAGCAGGAAACCCTCCCCTGAATTAAAGTACCAAAGAAAAGGATAAGCCTTTTTAGAGAAGAAATTTTTTACATATAAGCCCTTTCAAAATAAATCCTTGTTAGATATCTTTATGATGAGGTACTGGTTTTAGGACAGGTGACTATGAAAAAAAAGCTCTCCATTCAAAATCAGATACTACTCGCAATGCTCATCGGCCCGGCTTTAGGCCTCGTTTTAAGCTATCTCGGATACTCCTCCCTCTCTAATAACTGGATAAAGCCTTTCGGAGACATTTTCATAAACCTTCTAAAACTCATCGCCATTCCCCTCGTTCTGGTTTCTGTTACCAATGCCATCGCCAGCTTTCGGGATGACCCCCAGAATCTTACCCGCAAAGGTTTAAAAACCCTCGGCATCTACATGTTCACAACCATTTCAGCCGTGAGTATAGGTCTATTAATTGCCAACGTAACCAAACCGGGCAGTAAGGTTTCACCGGAAATTAAAATTCTGCTTCGAGAGAAGTTTGAGAAAAAATACGAAGAAAAGGCCAAAACAGCCGAGGAAGTAAAAAAACAGAGTCCCATTCAACCAATTGTAGACATGTTTCCCTCCAATATCTTCAGTTCTCTAGCAGATACCAAGAACATGCTACAGGTAATCACCTTCGCCATTCTCTTAGGACTCGCCATCATGTTTACCGATCCCAAATACGCAGACCCGGTAAAAGATTTGTTTCACGGTTTAAACGAAGTTTTAATCACTATGGTAGACCTCATAATGAAACTCGCTCCTTACGGAGTATTCGCCCTGCTCTGCTCTCTTGTCACAGAAATAGGTGGAGACAACCCGATTATGGCCATCAAAATTCTCGCTGCCCTCGGATACTATTCTCTCATAGTAGTTCTGGGGCTTGGCATTATGATATTTTTATTCTATCCTCTCATGATAAAAATTGTAGCGGGCTATGATCCAAAGAAATTCTTCAAAGGCATGATACCTGCCATGACCACAGCTTTTTACACCAGTTCCAGTGCTGCCACACTATCAGTCACCATGAAGTGTGTAAAAGAAAACCTCGGAATATCCAAGAAAACTGCCGACACAGTCCTTCCCCTCGGTGCCACCATCAATATGGACGGAACCAGTCTCTACCAGGCAGTTGCCGCCCTATTTATTGCCCAGGCCTATAACCTCGATTTGAGTATTACCCAGCAACTGGGAATCCTCGCCACTGCAACCCTCGCATCTATAGGTGCCGCTGCCGTTCCCGGCGCCGGAATCGTAATGCTGGTAATAGTGTTGGAACAGGCACAGGTTCCTACAGAAGGAATTGCCCTCATTTTTGCTGTAGATAGGATCCTCGACATGTGCCGAACCATGGTAAATGTAACGGGGGATGCCAGCGTCTGCATTCTTGTTGATAAAAAATAATTCCAACCTATCCCCCATACCTTAGCAAAGATACCTTAAAAATAAAACTTCCCCCTTTCCTGCGCAATTAACCTAACCCCCGCCTTCCCCATTTCGACAGGCTCAATGACCGGGGAAGGAGCCGCTTCGCGAAGATGCTCTATTTTTTCCTCAGTAGTCGAAGTACGTTCACAGAGCCCGCCGGCTGAGCGATGACGTAAGTCTGAGCCGAAGCCAAGGTAGGGGTAAAAGGTTTTTTTTTACAAAACCGTAAAAAAAATAAAAGTTAGTATTGACATAATTTTAAATAGAGTCCTTTTATTGACAAAGTGCTCTCTAGTTTGTGTATTTCCAGATCCATACATTAGAGAATAACAATATTCTATTCTTACTAAAAAAAGGGGATTTTCATGATTAGAAAGATCAGTGTATTTCTTTCTCTATCCATTATTGGACTTGTCCTTGGCACTTCCCTGTCTGCCAAGCCAAGGGTTATAATTGGTGCAGGTTTGCAGTTCGACCCGAACTCTCTGGGTGGAACTTTCGTAAAAGATGGTCTTGATTCCGGTGTTACTAAAAAAGACGATTATGGTAACTATGCAGGTGTTCAAAAAATCTTTATTGCAGAAAACAAGTTACAGACCCTCGAAAACCTAACCGGAGGAATGTTCAACTATAAAACAAACGGACCGATGACAGCTGGAAGCTTAACACTCGGTTTTGAAAATGATTTATACGATGAAGGTAAAAATGGCGGTTTCTTTTACAGGGTAGGACTGAACTTATCGACCGTAGTAAGTGGCGGACACAAGACAGCTACTTTCATGGGATATAAGTGGTATGACGCTCGCTGGTTCTACAAATCTATGGTGATTCCGGCCTTCTTAGGTATTAAATTAGATGCCGGTCCAGGAAGTTTCTACATGGCTCCCGGTGTTCATTGGTACAAAGCTGAATGGCAGGTAAAAGGAACTATCGACGGTTATGGCATTGAACAGGCTACCGGCGGTATGTCCAAAAAACTTCCTGTAGTAGGAGATGCAATGAATCCTTCTGCTTACAATGAAGACGCTAAATTTGATGGAAGTGGAATGGGCTTTAGCTGGTTAATCGGGGTTCAAACCAAGATTACTGACAGTGGTTATGCGTTCTTTGAACTGGAAACCCACTCTTCTTACACCATTGGAAATGCAGGAACCAAGTCTGCCGGTGGTATGGCCGGACTTAGCCCAATGCCTGCTTATCCCGTAACTGTAGGTGGAACTGTTTACCGTTTCGGTTACAAACACGAGCTTTAATCTGGAGGAATCTAATTTATGAAAAGAATAAAACAATTATTATTAATTTCGATCCTGGGAATTTCCTTAAGCCTCGGGACTGTAGGTTGTAAAAAAGAACAGTGGGGAGGCGACGCCATGACCGGTGCCCTCATGGCATCTATGGTAAAAGGTCTCGCTACCGGAAACTGCTTAATCAGCATTAACGCCGCCGGCCTCTGGAATGGAACAGTTGTTCAAAAGGCTATTGCTTCCGGTGCTTCCGGTACTACAGATAGTGCTAATACATTTGATAAAGTTGACTATCAGAATGCCACCGGCAAAACCCTGACTGACACAGAATGGGGACTTGTTTCCTACAATGAGAAATACGATGCTTTCATGAATCCGGTAGATGCTTCAAAATTCACTGTGGAAACTAGAAATAAAATTTTAAAATACGGTCATGGTGCTACTTTGGCTGGTGTTTATCTAAGTGGACCTGCAACGGTTTGTAAAGCAGATGCTACTACAGCAGGAGCCACCTTAAAAGCCGCTGCTGATGCGGTTCTGGCAAAATTAACAGATGCTGAAAAAACAGATTTAGATGATTTCTTTAAAACAACAACAACATTTGCATCTACCGGTACAGCAGGCGTGGGAGCAGCTTTATCCGCTGTAGTAGCAGGTGCTTGCTCTGCCACTCTCTCCAGTCTTCTAAGTGGTGGTCTTACAGCTCTGCATATAAATTACACACAATATTTATCCTCCAGTGCCGCTGCTGTAAGGTTTTCAAAAGGTTCCGGGATTGCAGCCTGTGCACAAATTCCTAAAGCCAGTTGTAGCTTTGGAGGTTTAACTACAGCCAATCGATTAGCAGATGTAAAAAATGCTATCGCGGTTACCCAAACCTTAAAAGCAAATAAGGACTGTCCGGCTTATAATGGAAACCTTTACAAAGGAGTTCTCTCTAACCTGATTAAAGGTCTACCTACCGATGCTACAACTGAGAATGCGGAATTAGCAAAATCCGGTTTAGGACTTGCTATGAACGGTGCCGGAAATACAGGAGAACTCGCAGGATTTTCAAAATCAACCGATCTGTATAGTATGTCTGGTACTCTACAAACAGTAACAACGACAACAAATAGTGTATTGGCATCATCAGCCTATCCAAAATTTGGCTCTCTTGTAAGTATGGGCTTTGGTTCTCTTCATCCGATGAAAGAAGGAAATACAGCTTACAATACAGATTCCGCCAGTACAAGCGCACTTCTGGCAACCGGTGGTTCTAATATCGCGGTAACTTCTGTAGACTCCTGTGTAGCTCTCGGATTATCAGAAGGACCCTATCCAAACGCAAAACAGGGAAGTAGAAAGCCCCTTGCAGAACCCAGAGAAATTGCTTACCAATTTAGCACAAACGGTCAAGCTTCTACTGCTTATGCAAAAATCGCTTCTAGTTCAGCAGTATTTCTTACAACTGTAACCACTTCCACTGCAGGAACTGATGTAACTTCATCGGAAGTACTCATTAATGGAATGTCGGTTAAAGTAAACTTTACAACTCCCGCAGCAGATGGAAGCATGAATTCTAAATCAATTGTTGTTGATGGACAAACAGCAGTAGCAGGAAAGATAACTTTAAATACTTCATCGGGAGAAAAACTAACTTTCACCGTTGATCCTATTACTTATTCAACAGCTACTACAAGCTATCAGGTTGTCGTTAGAGTATCAGCAGATACTTCAACCACATTTCTTGCAGCAGATGGAACAGCTTTTCCTGGAAAAATAACTGGTGGATACCCAATGATACCCAGTGGTAGTGATATGATTGCCTGTAACAGCTCATTCAGAGAAAAAAGTCCGGTTTCAGCAGCTTTAGCCAACGCACAGTACAACGGAGACCAAAAGCTTCCTGTTGACATCTCAAGCACAGGTGCAGATAGCGGCAAATCCAGCCTTCTTTCCCTCTGTGTATACGGAAACGATACTACAGCTAACACCACCCTTGGAACTGTATTATCTACAGCTCTGGGAGGCTATGTTAGCACCGGTACATCTCCCGATCCAGTTCAAGCTTGTTCAGAACTGGCAAAAGCAGCGGCTTCCAGTTTTGCTGAGGTAACCAAGTAAAAAAAAACAGTATCTAGAATTTTTTCCTTTACCACTGCCGGGTGCAGTGGTAAGGTAGAAAACAATTTACGTTCTCATTTCTGAGATTCTCCTATTATCTCCACAGCCGGGCTTCTCCTCCCGGTTTTTTTTTGTCCTTCGGCTACGCTCACCCTTCGGCTCACTGCGTTCGCTCAGGGGTCGCTGCTATCACATACGCCGGCTGAGAGAGTGTAACGAGCCGAAGCCAAGCACCGGCTGGATGAAGCCTAATAAAAAACTTGCATTTTTTTGATTTTATCCGGAATATTGATATATGATTTCCTGGGAAAGTATATTAAACCTATCAAAGCAGATTGAAGAACTGTTCTTTCCTGAAAAAATTATTTTATTTGGTTCCTATGCCTATGGAGTTCCAACAGAACATTCAGATGTTGATATTCTTGTAATCTTACCTTTTAAAGGCAAAAACTTTCGAAAGTCTTTAGAGATTTATCAAAAAGTAGATGTCGATTTCTCTGTAGATATAATTGCTCGAAACCCGGAAGACACAGCAATGAGATATAAATATGGTGATCCCTTGATTCATCAGGCACTTGATAATGGTAAGGTTCTATATGAACGTCATAGTTAAGGTCGAGCATACTCATAATTTAGTAAGCTTGCAAAACACTTTATTATCCTTAAATCCTGCTTTTATTTTTGAGATAAATCATTTAAAATTTCTTTCAAGAGCAGCAGTAGACTTTAGATATCCGGGAGAAAATGCAGATCAAGAAGAAGCCGATGAAGCTTTAATGTATTGCATGAGTCTAAGAGAGAAATTAAAAGCTTCATTAGGAAATGAATACTTTATATTCAAATAAATACTTGCTAATGAACTCATCCGCTTGCTGTCCTTCGGCTGGGGTCAGGGGTCGCTATGCGATAGCTCGTACCGAAGCACGCCATCTCTTTACCTATAAGTTTTTTACCTATCCCCCTCAATCCCCCTTTCCTAATTCGCTTTGCTTCGGACTCAGGCTAAGGTCTCGCTCAGCAAAAGTCGCAGGAAAGGGGGAAGTTTGATTTTTAAGGTATCCTTGCAATGTTTGATAACCAGGAAAAATAGAGCATCTTCGCGAAGCACTATTTCCCCAGCCGGTGAAATAGATACTTACCCCAAAAAAAAACTTGCATTTTAGGCCTAAAACTTATATTTTGCTTAGCATACACATGAAGATACCCCAGAATGCTCATGTCCCTAAAGACAAGTTAAATAAATACCTATTGGTTCCTAAAAAAGAAAATGACAAATCGAAATTTCTGTCACAGGCTGGTTTTTCCCTTCAAAATCCGGAAGAGCTTGAAAAAGCTTTAAGAAAACATATAGAGGAACATGATGCAATCCCGGATAAAGAAAATGAATATGGAGAATTTTATACAGTTAAAGGGGATTTAGAAGGTTCGAATGGAACTTTTTTAAAAATAATTTCTATCTGGCTGAAAAGAAGAGTAGATCAAATCTTTAGCTTTATTACCTTAAAACCATGGAAACATTAATACACTCATTTGAACTCTATACAAAAGTATCTCTCAATCAGGACTTTCCGGAGTATAACTTGAAAGCTGGAGATGTTGCCACTTTAATCGACTTTGTCCCCCACCCTGAAAACAAAGAAGAAGGAGTTG
Encoded here:
- a CDS encoding mechanosensitive ion channel, whose translation is MKKKHLTVVIFAAFILYLLYLYIPNQSSRTIHIAFMGNENTRAGSYMRDAILLHINNINRRGGIKGMRVELDIYNDEDKDDKARAVAEQLVRDGKALAVIGHRFSTCSLAGGDVYEKNFIPAITPASTNVSVTKGRDWYFRTVFNDNLQGRFLANYSRRILQQKKVFIIEEDLPYGKYLSQVFAETSRELGVFLQQKWSFAIKDPALDEKIQTIVKDFTRFKREGTIFLAMHGKEAVIFIKLLREKGIKNPIITPDSFASEVFPGNSSAFSDTIASVSDIFTTTPLIFDTASEKALEFYDNFGKAYGKEPDWLSAFAYDSALVLMHAIEQAGISGKLENLKEDRKRIRDYLSGMNSIENSVEGVTGFNYFDANGDAPKPVSIGVYKNKSVISALTQLKSVRNLFELSDIERSLKDGLILHIDNRYMYKTNVVYTGIKMNKLSELNPGKGSFFMDFFLWFRFQEDIKPEDIIFTNALEAINLGAPLEEERQDRIIYRLYHVKGTFKLDSLPGRHAMGQHVLGLSFRHRKLSRNNLIYVTDVLGMGFAHSEDLTDRLQKSQVLSNPDWEIDRVWFYQDVSEEDSLGVPRYLNVSGGKVEYSKFNSALRIKKSQISMKSSIPNFLAPYLLGMSFIVVVSFPVLSKRNAILRNLSFVTWFLQVCFTFFLILCAEVVLVDLFVEKTSINKLQVMVTIFDILWWLVPAIFLNWAINRFIWTPLQENTGRKIPTVVRRLISFLIYVLAFFGIIAYVFDQKLTSLLATSGVIAMIIGLAIQINISNIFSGIAINMESPFNVGDWIQMGSYDEGKVIDITWRTTRIKTRDNNVLSIPNAIASESVVKNFNYPDTQFELWFFVHVDPSHTPERVQKILMDAVLSTTVIAKGAIPYTRFKGFTEWSAKYGVYFILDDYGKRYAHEEVVWKRVWSHLNRAGIMPAIQRQELHMFKGVKARGEEAATRPIVLLEEIDIFHPFSDESKKYLSERMHKLNYRPNKTIVQQGEAGNSMFVIVEGMVRVIVDVGEGNTIEVARLGAGNFFGEMSLLTGEARTASIVSGTDTYLYQITKEDIAPLIEKEPEVMQHLSEVLISRKMKTESEKDQHLASKMDKQNQMQESLQQKIQRFFGFGKS
- a CDS encoding DUF4926 domain-containing protein, producing the protein METLIHSFELYTKVSLNQDFPEYNLKAGDVATLIDFVPHPENKEEGVVLEIFNTLGESLNVVSIPISSIDSLKEDEIFSVRKYS
- a CDS encoding porin OmpL1, encoding MIRKISVFLSLSIIGLVLGTSLSAKPRVIIGAGLQFDPNSLGGTFVKDGLDSGVTKKDDYGNYAGVQKIFIAENKLQTLENLTGGMFNYKTNGPMTAGSLTLGFENDLYDEGKNGGFFYRVGLNLSTVVSGGHKTATFMGYKWYDARWFYKSMVIPAFLGIKLDAGPGSFYMAPGVHWYKAEWQVKGTIDGYGIEQATGGMSKKLPVVGDAMNPSAYNEDAKFDGSGMGFSWLIGVQTKITDSGYAFFELETHSSYTIGNAGTKSAGGMAGLSPMPAYPVTVGGTVYRFGYKHEL
- a CDS encoding HEPN domain-containing protein, with protein sequence MNVIVKVEHTHNLVSLQNTLLSLNPAFIFEINHLKFLSRAAVDFRYPGENADQEEADEALMYCMSLREKLKASLGNEYFIFK
- a CDS encoding nucleotidyltransferase domain-containing protein, with amino-acid sequence MISWESILNLSKQIEELFFPEKIILFGSYAYGVPTEHSDVDILVILPFKGKNFRKSLEIYQKVDVDFSVDIIARNPEDTAMRYKYGDPLIHQALDNGKVLYERHS
- a CDS encoding dicarboxylate/amino acid:cation symporter, which produces MLIGPALGLVLSYLGYSSLSNNWIKPFGDIFINLLKLIAIPLVLVSVTNAIASFRDDPQNLTRKGLKTLGIYMFTTISAVSIGLLIANVTKPGSKVSPEIKILLREKFEKKYEEKAKTAEEVKKQSPIQPIVDMFPSNIFSSLADTKNMLQVITFAILLGLAIMFTDPKYADPVKDLFHGLNEVLITMVDLIMKLAPYGVFALLCSLVTEIGGDNPIMAIKILAALGYYSLIVVLGLGIMIFLFYPLMIKIVAGYDPKKFFKGMIPAMTTAFYTSSSAATLSVTMKCVKENLGISKKTADTVLPLGATINMDGTSLYQAVAALFIAQAYNLDLSITQQLGILATATLASIGAAAVPGAGIVMLVIVLEQAQVPTEGIALIFAVDRILDMCRTMVNVTGDASVCILVDKK